In Bacillus toyonensis BCT-7112, a single window of DNA contains:
- a CDS encoding GNAT family N-acetyltransferase → MQIREAALAEANELSEFALQSKATWDYSEEFIFACKEDLTITEEYIKNNFVYVLENDNAKIGFFSFLRNDKALDFLYIHPDYKGKGYGKILWEYVIEKANELGLKSFTIDSDPNAKGYYLKMGAQLIGETPSTVFKGRLLPLLKYDV, encoded by the coding sequence ATGCAAATACGAGAAGCTGCATTAGCAGAAGCAAATGAATTAAGTGAATTCGCACTACAATCAAAAGCAACGTGGGATTATAGTGAAGAATTCATATTTGCTTGTAAGGAAGATTTAACAATTACAGAAGAATACATAAAAAATAATTTTGTATATGTTTTAGAAAACGATAATGCGAAGATTGGTTTTTTCTCATTTTTACGTAATGATAAAGCTCTCGATTTTTTGTACATTCATCCTGATTACAAAGGAAAAGGTTACGGGAAAATACTTTGGGAGTATGTAATAGAAAAAGCCAATGAACTAGGATTAAAAAGTTTTACGATTGATAGTGATCCGAATGCAAAAGGATATTACTTGAAAATGGGAGCACAGTTAATAGGAGAGACACCATCAACTGTCTTTAAGGGTCGTTTACTGCCTCTTTTGAAATATGATGTGTAA
- a CDS encoding YunG family protein: protein MDDVKEKRIYEALIKSWSIETSSKWTIENPAKGQCGVTALVVQDICGGKIKKTKIGGVWHFYNFIDGQRFDFTEAQFNENLNYLDVESNREEAFADTNEKQYSILKGKITKEFKLSFDS from the coding sequence ATGGATGATGTAAAGGAAAAAAGAATATATGAAGCACTAATAAAATCGTGGTCGATTGAAACAAGTTCAAAGTGGACAATTGAAAATCCAGCAAAGGGACAGTGTGGTGTAACGGCTCTAGTCGTTCAAGATATATGTGGAGGGAAAATTAAAAAGACAAAAATAGGGGGCGTGTGGCATTTTTATAACTTTATAGATGGACAGAGGTTTGATTTTACAGAGGCTCAATTCAATGAAAACCTGAATTATTTGGATGTGGAATCAAATCGGGAAGAAGCATTTGCAGATACAAATGAAAAACAATATAGCATTTTGAAGGGAAAAATAACGAAAGAATTCAAATTATCTTTTGACTCTTAA